The Echeneis naucrates chromosome 8, fEcheNa1.1, whole genome shotgun sequence genome has a window encoding:
- the prmt1 gene encoding protein arginine N-methyltransferase 1 isoform X1, which translates to MAAPAERMEVSQGESSAKPAAEDMTSKDYYFDSYAHFGIHEEMLKDEVRTLTYRNSMFHNKHLFKDKVVLDVGSGTGILCMFAAKAGAKKVIGIECSSISDYAVKIVKANKLDDVVTIIKGKVEEVELPVEGVDIIISEWMGYCLFYESMLNTVIYARDKWLKPDGLIFPDRATLYVTAIEDRQYKDYKIHWWENVYGFDMSCIKEVAIKEPLVDVVDPKQLVSSACLIKEVDIYTVKAEDLTFTSPFCLQVKRNDYIHALVTYFNIEFTRCHKRTGFSTSPESPYTHWKQTVFYLDDYLTVKTGEEIFGTISMKPNVKNNRDLDFTIDIDFKGQLCEMSKTSEYRMR; encoded by the exons ATGGCGGCACcagcagagaggatggag GTTTCGCAGGGGGAGAGCTCAGCCAAGCCTGCAGCTGAGGATATGACGTCAAAGGACTACTACTTTGATTCGTATGCTCACTTTGGCATCCATGAG GAAATGCTTAAAGATGAGGTTCGTACTCTGACCTACCGCAACTCCATGTTCCACAACAAGCATCTTTTTAAGGACAAGGTGGTGTTGGATGTGGGCAGTGGAACGGGCATCCTTTGCATGTTTGCTGCCAAAGCTGGGGCCAAGAAGGTTATAGGG ATCGAGTGCAGCAGCATCTCAGACTATGCAGTGAAGATTGTCAAGGCCAATAAACTGGATGATG TTGTGACCATCATCAAAGGGAAAGTGGAGGAGGTCGAGCTGCCTGTGGAAGGTGTGGACATCATCATATCAGAGTGGATGGGTTACTGCCTCTTCTACGAGTCCATGCTCAACACAGTCATCTATGCCAGGGATAAGTGGCTG AAACCAGATGGACTCATCTTTCCAGACAGGGCCACCCTCTACGTCACTGCCATTGAGGATAGGCAGTACAAGGACTACAAAATCCACT GGTGGGAGAATGTTTATGGGTTTGACATGTCATGCATCAAAGAGGTGGCAATAAAGGAACCCTTGGTGGACGTGGTGGATCCAAAGCAGCTGGTCAGCAGCGCCTGTCTCATCAAG GAGGTGGACATCTACACGGTGAAGGCAGAGGACCTGACCTTCACATCCCCATTCTGCCTGCAGGTGAAGAGGAATGACTACATCCACGCTCTGGTCACTTACTTCAACATCGAATTCACTCGCTGCCACAAAAGGACCGGATTCTCTACTA GTCCAGAGTCTCCCTACACCCACTGGAAGCAGACTGTGTTCTACCTGGATGACTACCTGACAGTGAAAACTGGCGAGGAGATCTTTGGCACTATCAGCATGAAACCTAACGTGAAAAACAAT AGGGACCTGGACTTCACCATAGACATTGACTTCAAGGGTCAGCTGTGTGAGATGTCAAAGACATCAGAGTACAGGATGCGTTAG
- the prmt1 gene encoding protein arginine N-methyltransferase 1 isoform X2, giving the protein MAAPAERMEGESSAKPAAEDMTSKDYYFDSYAHFGIHEEMLKDEVRTLTYRNSMFHNKHLFKDKVVLDVGSGTGILCMFAAKAGAKKVIGIECSSISDYAVKIVKANKLDDVVTIIKGKVEEVELPVEGVDIIISEWMGYCLFYESMLNTVIYARDKWLKPDGLIFPDRATLYVTAIEDRQYKDYKIHWWENVYGFDMSCIKEVAIKEPLVDVVDPKQLVSSACLIKEVDIYTVKAEDLTFTSPFCLQVKRNDYIHALVTYFNIEFTRCHKRTGFSTSPESPYTHWKQTVFYLDDYLTVKTGEEIFGTISMKPNVKNNRDLDFTIDIDFKGQLCEMSKTSEYRMR; this is encoded by the exons ATGGCGGCACcagcagagaggatggag GGGGAGAGCTCAGCCAAGCCTGCAGCTGAGGATATGACGTCAAAGGACTACTACTTTGATTCGTATGCTCACTTTGGCATCCATGAG GAAATGCTTAAAGATGAGGTTCGTACTCTGACCTACCGCAACTCCATGTTCCACAACAAGCATCTTTTTAAGGACAAGGTGGTGTTGGATGTGGGCAGTGGAACGGGCATCCTTTGCATGTTTGCTGCCAAAGCTGGGGCCAAGAAGGTTATAGGG ATCGAGTGCAGCAGCATCTCAGACTATGCAGTGAAGATTGTCAAGGCCAATAAACTGGATGATG TTGTGACCATCATCAAAGGGAAAGTGGAGGAGGTCGAGCTGCCTGTGGAAGGTGTGGACATCATCATATCAGAGTGGATGGGTTACTGCCTCTTCTACGAGTCCATGCTCAACACAGTCATCTATGCCAGGGATAAGTGGCTG AAACCAGATGGACTCATCTTTCCAGACAGGGCCACCCTCTACGTCACTGCCATTGAGGATAGGCAGTACAAGGACTACAAAATCCACT GGTGGGAGAATGTTTATGGGTTTGACATGTCATGCATCAAAGAGGTGGCAATAAAGGAACCCTTGGTGGACGTGGTGGATCCAAAGCAGCTGGTCAGCAGCGCCTGTCTCATCAAG GAGGTGGACATCTACACGGTGAAGGCAGAGGACCTGACCTTCACATCCCCATTCTGCCTGCAGGTGAAGAGGAATGACTACATCCACGCTCTGGTCACTTACTTCAACATCGAATTCACTCGCTGCCACAAAAGGACCGGATTCTCTACTA GTCCAGAGTCTCCCTACACCCACTGGAAGCAGACTGTGTTCTACCTGGATGACTACCTGACAGTGAAAACTGGCGAGGAGATCTTTGGCACTATCAGCATGAAACCTAACGTGAAAAACAAT AGGGACCTGGACTTCACCATAGACATTGACTTCAAGGGTCAGCTGTGTGAGATGTCAAAGACATCAGAGTACAGGATGCGTTAG